From the Variovorax paradoxus genome, the window GGCGTTCGAGCGCGCTCTTGAGCTGACGCAGCGTGGCCTCGGCGCCTTCTCGGATCTGCTCGGGCGTGGCGTCCTTGACGGCCAGGCCGGCTTCCAGGCTGTCGGTCACCGGCAGCAGGCTTTCGGCAAACGCCTCGACGGCGAACTTGCGGGCCTTGCTGACTTCCTCGTCGGCGCGGCGGCGGGCGTTCTGCACGTCGGCCTGCGCACGCAGGTACTGGTCGGCCAGTTCGGCGTTCTTGGCCTGCAGCGCAGCGAGTTCGCCTTGGGCAGTTGCCAGTGCGGCAAGCGCATCGGCTTCGTTGGCTGCTTGCGCGGCCTCCAGTTCTTCGGGGCTTGGCTCGCCTTGCAGCATTTGAGAATTCTGTGCGGATTGTTGCGGGTCAGACATTTTTCAAAGAACCGGCGCAAGCCGGAAAACAAACGATAGCCAGCCACTTGGGGCTGGCCTGAAGCATTTCAAGCGAAAAAATGCGGCCGAAAGGGCCGCAGGAGCACTGGATTCGGGCGATCCAGCCGGGGACACACGAAACCGGCTCTTGCCGGGGACCGCATGTCGCCTGGTCCGGGGCGGCGCGGCACGAAGTGCGCGAAGCCCCGGGGAGCGGCCTCTGTCAGTGGGCGTCCAGCAGTTCGACGTCGAACTTCAGCGTGGCGTTCGGGGGGATCACGCCGCCGGCGCCGCGGGCACCGTAGCCCAGCGATGCCGGGATGATCAGCGTGCGCTTGCCGCCGATCTTCATGCCGGCCACGCCTTCGTCCCAACCCTTGATGACCTGGCCCGCGCCCAGCGAGAAGGCGAAGGGGTCGTTGCGGTCGCGGCTGGAGTCGAACTTGGCGCCTTGCACGCCGTCGTTGTAGAGCCAGCCGGTGTAGTGCACGTGCACGTGCTGGCCGGCCTTGGCTTCAGCGCCGGTGCCGACTTCGGTGTCTTCGTATTGCAGGCCGGAGGGAGTGGTAGGCATGGGAAAACGCTCCTTGCGTCGATGAGTGAAATGGAATCGAAGGCGCGGAGTTTACCGAGGCCGGACCCGGCGGCCTGTCGTCGCTCAGGCGTTGCTGCTGTCGTCCGGGGGCGTGGCCGGCGGAACGGGCGTTGCAGCAGGTGCGGCAACCGGAGCCGGCGACGGGGCCGGAACGGGCGCGGCGGCGGGTGCCTCTGCCGGGGGCAGCCGGCTGCACCGCGGGGGCGCCGCCTTCTTGAGCTGCCCCAGCTGCCACTTGCCGGCGAAGGCCTGCAGGTCGGACAGCCGCTTGAGCAGGTCCTGCCCGCTCAGCGTGAGGCTGTAGCCGTCGCTGCCATGGCCGACCAGGCCGGCCTCGCGCAGCTCCTTGATCCGGGTGTTGAGCGTGTTGGGAGTGATGCCGCCCACGCTGTCCTGCAGCAGGCGGAAGGTCTGGGCATGGCCGTCGCGCAGGGCCCAGAGCACGCGCAGTGCGTAGCGGGCTTCGAGCAGGGCGAGCAACTGGCCGATGGCTGCGTTTTCCTTGGTACTCATCGACATCATCTCCTCGAAGCTGGGCGGGTGCTGGGCCTGGGGACGGCCGGTGCACCCGCGTTCCTGTGGTTGGTCATGGACCGGTTCGTTGGCCGGCGACTATAGCGCAAAGGATGAGGATGCTACTAGTTTTATAGCTGTCAAGGTATGCTGCATGCGGGTTGTGAGACAAAGCCTCACAAATTCGAATCAGGCGCCGATGTAATCGGCCATGGCTTCGCCCAGCCGGATCGCGCGACCGGGCGTCCATTCGGGATTGAACGCCAACGGCGGCTTGGGAAACAGCATGACGACGGTCGAGCCAAGCAGGAACCGGCCCATCTCGTCGCCCTTGCGGATGTCGATCTGCTGGTCGTTGTAGTGCCATTCGCGCAGTTCGCCCACGCGCGGCGGATTGACCACGCCATGCCACACCGTGGCCATGCTGCCGACGATGGTGGCGCCCACCAGCACCAGCACGAACGGCCCGCGCGCGGACTCGAAGACGCACACCACTCGCTCGTTGCGCGCGAACAGCCCCGGCACGCCGCGCGCGGTGGTGGGGTTCACCGAGAACAGGTCGCCGGGCACATGGATCATGCGCACCAGGCGTCCGTCGCAAGGCATGTGGATGCGGTGGTAGTCCTTCGGGCTCAGGTAGAGCGTGGCGAAGCTGCCGTGCGCGAACCTGGCGGCCAGCGCGGCGTCGCCGCCGACCAGCGCGGTGGTGGTGTAGTTGTGGCCCTTGGCCTGGAAGATCTGGTCGCCCTCGATGGGGCCGAATTGGCTGATCGCGCCGTCGACGGGGCAGATGAGGTCGGCCTGCGCCAGCGGCCGCGCGCCGGGCTTGAGCGCCCGCGTGAAGAACTGGTTGAAGCTCTTGTAGTAGCCGATGTCCGACTCCAGCGCCTCGCCCATGTTCACGTCGTACTTGGCCACGAAGCGCCGGATGATCCACGTCGTGACGGCGCCCCGTTCCTTGCCCGCGACCCAGCCGGCGAAATTGGTCAGAGCCTGTTTCGGGAACAGGTATTGGGGCAGTACGGCGGAGCGGTCGGACACGTGGGAAGGGCCTGGAATTCTGGATCGGAGGGGCATTCTATAAAGCGCCCCTCCGGCCCCGCGTAGGAAGCTTCCCTTGGTTTTCCAGCCGCGGCCCCGCGCCTGCGCCGAACTATTCCGCCTTGATGCCGGCCGCCTTGATCACCTGCGCCCACTTCTCCACCTCGGCCTTCTGGAAGGCCGCGATCTGCGTCGTGCTCAGGTCGGTCGGCTCCATGCCGAAGCCCTTGAGCTTGTCCTGCATCTCGGGCGTGGCGAGGATCTTGCGGATCTCGGTGTGCAGCCTGTCGACCACAGGGGCCGGCGTGCCGGCGGGCACGAAGATCGCCTGCCACGACACCACTTCGAAGTCCTGCAGACCCGGCACGCCGGATTCGGCCACCGTCGGCACGTCGGGCATCGAGGCCAGCCGCTTCGACGACGTGACCGCGATCGCGCGCAGCTTGCCGCTCTGGATGTGCGGGCCCGCCACCACGGTGGTGTCGAACATCATGTCGACCTGGCCGCCGATCGCGTCCTGGATGGCCGGGCCGCTGCCCTTGTACGGGATGTGCGTGAATTTCACGCCCGACTTGTAGGCCAGCAGTTCCAGCGCCAGGTGCTGCGACGTGCCCGTGCCCGCGGAGGCCGACGAAAGCCCGCCCGGCTTCGCCTTGCTCGCCGCGATCACGTCCTTCAGCGTCTTGTACGGACTCGACTGGCTCACCACCAGCACCACCGGGTTGGTGCCGATGAGCGTCACTGGCGCGAACGACTTGATCGGGTCGTAGCCGATCTTCGGGTAAAGGCTCACGTTGATCGCATGCGAGCTGATGGTGCCGCCCACCAGCGTGAAGCCGTCCGGCGCCGCACGCGCGCCCACTTCGGAGCCCACGCTGCCGCCCGCGCCCCCCTTGTTGTCGATGATCACGCTGGTGCCCAGCACCGGCCCGAGCTTCTGCGCGATCAGCCGGCCGAGCACGTCGGTGGTGCCGCCGGCGGGGAAGGGCACGAGGTAGGTGATGGGATTGCCCGTGGGCCAGTTGCCGCCGCCCTGCGCGAACGCGGCGGGCAGGCCGGTGGCGAGCGAAGAGGCGAGGGCGGTGCGGATGAGTGTGCGGCGTTGCATGTGATGTCTCCTGGTTCTGTTCGATGGCGATGTGGTGCGTTGCGTTGCGTTGCGTTGCGGCGTCAGGGCAGATCGACGATCTCGATCCAGTTCGGGTTCTTGCCCACGTCCAGGTGCTGGGGCTTGCCCAGCGCGCCGGTCGCGCCGTCGATGGCGTACAGCGAGATGCCGTTCGATTCCTGGCCTGCGGCGATCAGGTAGCGCCCGGTCGAGTCGATGGCGAAGCCGCGCGGGCCCTTCTCGGTCGGTGTCTGGCCCAGCGGCTGCAGCTGTCCGGTAGCGGCATCGACCTTGAAGGCCGACAGCGTGCTCGATGTGCGCTCCGACGCGTACAGGTAGCGCCCGTCGGGCGTGAGGTGAAGGTCCGCGGCCCACGGCTTGCCGGTGAAGCCAGCGGGCAGCGCGGTGGTGCTCTGCGCGAGCTTCAGCGTGCCGCGGCTGGCGTCCCACGCGAACACATGCAGCGCTGCGTCGAGTTCGTCGAGCAGGTAGACGTGGCGCTGGGCCTTGTCCCAGACGAAATGGCGCGGTCCCGATTTGGCCGCGGTGGCGGTCAGCGGCGGATCGTTGGGCGACAGCAGACCCTTCTCGGCGTCGAAGCGCCAGCTGGACACGTTGTCGCCACCCAGGCTGGTGGCCAGCACGAAGCGGTTGCTTGCGTCTGCATGGATGGCGTGCGCATTGGGCTCGGTCTGGATCAGCTGGTGGATGGGCCCCACGGCACCGTCCTTGCCGATGCCGTTGACCGTGATCTTCCCGCCCTGATACGAAGCCGCGAACAGCCACCTGCCGCTCACGTCCAGGTCGATGTTGGCCATGCTATCGGCCAGCGGCGCCTCGGCCAGCTTCTGCAGCTTTCCGCTGGCACCGTCGATGGACAGCGCCGTCACGCGAAACGGCTGCGAGCGCAGCGCGGCGTACAGCACGCGCTTGTCGCGGCTCACTACCATCGGCATCACCGTGCCGCCGACGTTCAGCGTCTGCACCGGCTTCAGCGTGCCCTGGCCGCGGTCGAGCTCCAGGACCGAGATGTCCTGGCTGTCCGCATTCGACACGTAGACCCAGGTTGCGGCCGATGCGTGCGCCGCCGCCATGGAAAGCAGCAGCAAGAAACCGACGCGGACTGTTCGGAAAACGCCGCAGAACCGGCTTGGCCGGGCCGCAGGTGTTGCCCCCGGCGAGGGGGTGTGCGTAGCGACACGAAGTGCGCGGAGCATGGGGGAGTGCCTCTGTTAGGGCTTGATGCCGAGCTTGGTGATCAGCGCCTTGAAGTACTCGTTGTCCTTGGCCAGCGTCTCCTTGAAGGCGGCGCCGTCGGTGTAGACGTAGCCGAGGTTCTGCTTGTCCATCACTTCGCGCATCAGCGGTTCCTTGGCCGTCTTGGCGGCGATGTCGCGCAGCTTGGCCATCACTTCGGGCGGCGTGTTCTTCGGCGCGCCGAGGCCGCGCCAGGTGCCGATCGAGATGTCGATGCCGCGTTCCTTGGCGGTGGGCACCTTGTCGAAGGCGGCCAGGCGCTTGTCGGCCATCACCATCAGCATCTTGAGCTTGCCGGCCTGCACATAGGTCGACACCT encodes:
- the grpE gene encoding nucleotide exchange factor GrpE, producing the protein MSDPQQSAQNSQMLQGEPSPEELEAAQAANEADALAALATAQGELAALQAKNAELADQYLRAQADVQNARRRADEEVSKARKFAVEAFAESLLPVTDSLEAGLAVKDATPEQIREGAEATLRQLKSALERHKVIEVAPAAGTKFDPHQHQAISVVPADQEPNTVVTVLQKGYTIADRVLRPALVTVSAPK
- a CDS encoding FKBP-type peptidyl-prolyl cis-trans isomerase, which produces MPTTPSGLQYEDTEVGTGAEAKAGQHVHVHYTGWLYNDGVQGAKFDSSRDRNDPFAFSLGAGQVIKGWDEGVAGMKIGGKRTLIIPASLGYGARGAGGVIPPNATLKFDVELLDAH
- a CDS encoding winged helix-turn-helix transcriptional regulator, which produces MSTKENAAIGQLLALLEARYALRVLWALRDGHAQTFRLLQDSVGGITPNTLNTRIKELREAGLVGHGSDGYSLTLSGQDLLKRLSDLQAFAGKWQLGQLKKAAPPRCSRLPPAEAPAAAPVPAPSPAPVAAPAATPVPPATPPDDSSNA
- the asd gene encoding archaetidylserine decarboxylase (Phosphatidylserine decarboxylase is synthesized as a single chain precursor. Generation of the pyruvoyl active site from a Ser is coupled to cleavage of a Gly-Ser bond between the larger (beta) and smaller (alpha chains). It is an integral membrane protein.) — its product is MSDRSAVLPQYLFPKQALTNFAGWVAGKERGAVTTWIIRRFVAKYDVNMGEALESDIGYYKSFNQFFTRALKPGARPLAQADLICPVDGAISQFGPIEGDQIFQAKGHNYTTTALVGGDAALAARFAHGSFATLYLSPKDYHRIHMPCDGRLVRMIHVPGDLFSVNPTTARGVPGLFARNERVVCVFESARGPFVLVLVGATIVGSMATVWHGVVNPPRVGELREWHYNDQQIDIRKGDEMGRFLLGSTVVMLFPKPPLAFNPEWTPGRAIRLGEAMADYIGA
- a CDS encoding Bug family tripartite tricarboxylate transporter substrate binding protein gives rise to the protein MQRRTLIRTALASSLATGLPAAFAQGGGNWPTGNPITYLVPFPAGGTTDVLGRLIAQKLGPVLGTSVIIDNKGGAGGSVGSEVGARAAPDGFTLVGGTISSHAINVSLYPKIGYDPIKSFAPVTLIGTNPVVLVVSQSSPYKTLKDVIAASKAKPGGLSSASAGTGTSQHLALELLAYKSGVKFTHIPYKGSGPAIQDAIGGQVDMMFDTTVVAGPHIQSGKLRAIAVTSSKRLASMPDVPTVAESGVPGLQDFEVVSWQAIFVPAGTPAPVVDRLHTEIRKILATPEMQDKLKGFGMEPTDLSTTQIAAFQKAEVEKWAQVIKAAGIKAE
- a CDS encoding lactonase family protein, which codes for MAAAHASAATWVYVSNADSQDISVLELDRGQGTLKPVQTLNVGGTVMPMVVSRDKRVLYAALRSQPFRVTALSIDGASGKLQKLAEAPLADSMANIDLDVSGRWLFAASYQGGKITVNGIGKDGAVGPIHQLIQTEPNAHAIHADASNRFVLATSLGGDNVSSWRFDAEKGLLSPNDPPLTATAAKSGPRHFVWDKAQRHVYLLDELDAALHVFAWDASRGTLKLAQSTTALPAGFTGKPWAADLHLTPDGRYLYASERTSSTLSAFKVDAATGQLQPLGQTPTEKGPRGFAIDSTGRYLIAAGQESNGISLYAIDGATGALGKPQHLDVGKNPNWIEIVDLP